Proteins from a single region of Amblyomma americanum isolate KBUSLIRL-KWMA chromosome 10, ASM5285725v1, whole genome shotgun sequence:
- the LOC144108462 gene encoding sentrin-specific protease 1-like → MHSQDTSHWVLAVVDFRTPEMVIYDSLGQREEHAKSIDALAQYPEEVSHLRDCELDWRGWHLYTRIVPLQKNTRDSAVFMSRYAQYLTRDAQTLFEQKHIPHFRNLTVYEILHHRLLPC, encoded by the coding sequence ATGCACTCTCAAGACACCTCTCACTGGGTGCTCGCCGTGGTGGATTTCCGGACGCCCGAGATGGTCATATACGACAGCCTGGGCCAGCGCGAGGAGCATGCTAAAAGCATCGACGCATTGGCGCAGTACCCGGAAGAGGTGAGCCACTTGCGTGACTGTGAACTGGACTGGAGGGGCTGGCATTTGTACACACGTATAGTGCCGCTCCAGAAGAACACCAGAGACTCGGCTGTCTTTATGAGTCGCTACGCCCAGTACCTGACCCGGGACGCACAGACTTTGTTCGAGCAGAAACACATACCACACTTCCGCAATCTTACTGTGTACGAGATTTTACATCACAGGCTCCTTCCATGCTGA